In one Mucilaginibacter ginsenosidivorax genomic region, the following are encoded:
- a CDS encoding peroxiredoxin family protein, with product MKIKQLLITCSLLINGYLAVAQTATPAPLPASIDRGYIVKTGDQAPDDFKLVLADGTQTSLKQLRGKVVILQFTASWCSVCRQEMPHLEKDVWQAYKNKGLVLIGVDRDEPLEKVQHFQQEMNISYPLALDPGADIFGRFANKKSGVTRNVVIDKDGKIVYLTRLYDTQEFASMLKVVDALVNNKTASVN from the coding sequence ATGAAAATTAAACAGCTACTCATCACCTGCTCATTATTAATAAACGGCTATTTGGCCGTTGCGCAAACCGCAACGCCGGCTCCGTTGCCCGCATCAATTGATCGCGGCTATATTGTTAAAACCGGCGACCAGGCACCCGATGATTTTAAACTGGTGCTGGCCGATGGTACCCAAACTTCACTAAAACAGCTTCGGGGTAAAGTAGTTATCCTGCAATTTACTGCAAGCTGGTGCAGCGTATGCCGTCAGGAAATGCCGCACCTTGAAAAAGATGTATGGCAGGCCTATAAAAACAAAGGCCTGGTGCTCATCGGGGTCGACAGGGATGAGCCGCTTGAAAAAGTGCAGCATTTTCAGCAGGAAATGAATATCAGTTACCCGCTGGCTCTTGATCCGGGCGCTGATATTTTCGGGCGCTTTGCCAACAAAAAAAGCGGTGTAACCCGCAACGTGGTGATTGATAAAGACGGTAAAATTGTTTACCTCACCCGCCTTTATGATACCCAGGAATTTGCATCGATGCTAAAAGTGGTTGATGCATTGGTGAACAATAAAACTGCATCTGTAAACTAA
- a CDS encoding DUF4178 domain-containing protein, whose product MAATLNPKAFPFSSEITCPGCQHSITLYDQAGCEAVVCPQCRSYLLFNDAGRPYVEQKIHLLKFKPVMPLGTTGTLKGVEYKLIAYLEKKEGATRYEWREYMLYNYAKGYAFLSEYDGHWSLIAGASFYPDLAKVNSIYGNEAEYDGNTYLKYNAYSPVITAMIGEFDWDIFSEKLRAKEFIDPPYMLTSEENIKKYVTDWYLGEYLEEAEIAAAFNIPVESFPEKIGIGANQPSKHKARWLAAYKISGVAALVFLLVQLAVIWLRPEKVLLSDTYALAMPPPVQDTSKHVRTAIDSLKNSAAQAPVDSLNAFTPDANGNYEFKPFKTPTFTIPDGPVPLEFELNSEVDNNWLSATVELVSEKDNQTWSISKDIEYYHGYEDGESWSEGSYTQTVLLSEIPAGKYHINIYPYAGTRYVSSLAIKVTESVTLWRNVLVTLLLLCLYPLYCWYRMRKFETDRWMNSDFSPYQKDDE is encoded by the coding sequence ATGGCAGCTACACTAAACCCCAAAGCATTCCCTTTTTCGAGCGAGATTACTTGCCCCGGTTGTCAGCATAGTATTACGCTTTATGATCAGGCAGGCTGCGAAGCGGTGGTTTGCCCGCAGTGCCGGTCTTACCTGCTTTTTAATGATGCAGGCAGGCCTTATGTTGAGCAGAAAATTCACCTTTTAAAGTTTAAGCCTGTTATGCCTTTAGGTACTACAGGTACATTAAAAGGTGTGGAGTACAAACTGATCGCTTACCTGGAAAAGAAGGAGGGGGCAACCAGGTACGAGTGGCGCGAATACATGCTATATAACTACGCCAAGGGCTATGCTTTTTTATCGGAGTATGATGGCCACTGGAGCCTGATAGCCGGCGCCAGTTTTTACCCCGATTTGGCAAAGGTAAATAGTATTTATGGCAACGAGGCCGAATATGACGGCAATACCTATCTTAAATATAACGCTTACAGCCCGGTTATAACGGCCATGATAGGCGAGTTCGACTGGGATATATTCTCCGAAAAATTAAGGGCTAAAGAGTTCATAGATCCGCCTTATATGCTCACCAGCGAGGAAAACATCAAAAAGTATGTCACCGACTGGTACCTGGGCGAATACCTGGAAGAGGCGGAAATAGCGGCGGCTTTTAATATACCTGTTGAAAGCTTTCCCGAAAAAATTGGCATCGGTGCAAATCAGCCATCAAAACACAAAGCCAGGTGGCTGGCGGCTTATAAAATAAGCGGCGTTGCCGCGCTGGTTTTCCTGCTGGTGCAACTTGCTGTAATATGGCTAAGGCCCGAGAAAGTATTACTATCTGATACTTATGCATTGGCCATGCCGCCGCCTGTGCAGGATACATCAAAGCATGTAAGAACCGCGATTGATTCTTTAAAAAATTCTGCGGCGCAGGCGCCGGTTGATTCCTTAAACGCCTTTACTCCTGATGCTAATGGCAATTATGAGTTTAAGCCTTTTAAAACACCCACATTTACAATACCTGATGGGCCTGTACCTTTAGAGTTTGAGTTGAACTCGGAGGTGGATAACAACTGGTTATCGGCAACGGTTGAGTTGGTAAGCGAAAAGGACAACCAAACCTGGAGCATATCAAAAGATATTGAATACTATCATGGTTATGAGGATGGCGAAAGCTGGTCGGAAGGGTCATATACACAAACGGTGCTTTTATCAGAAATTCCAGCCGGCAAATATCATATCAACATTTATCCTTATGCAGGCACAAGATATGTTTCATCGCTGGCTATTAAGGTTACCGAAAGTGTTACGCTTTGGCGCAATGTATTGGTTACGCTGTTATTGCTTTGCCTTTATCCTTTGTACTGCTGGTACCGGATGCGCAAATTTGAGACAGACCGCTGGATGAACAGCGATTTTTCACCCTATCAAAAAGATGACGAATAA
- a CDS encoding FAD-dependent oxidoreductase, with amino-acid sequence MKPTSRRGFILQAGLVTGAILLNGCIRRLSGGKPEYAHIKGKLAGPNAKAGHALRDKLPMPAPTTQQTVKTLIIGSGISGLSAARWLLKQGETDFQLLELEDHVGGNAYFGTNEVSAYPLGAHYIPIVNNEDKLLVDFLQEHQVITHFDEKGLPFYNEFYLCFDPEERLLINGHWQEGIVPDFGVTDSDRKQIIRFFALVTQLKNAKGNDGKYAFDIPLDNSSADDTYRKLDRISFNDYLKDNGFNSPYLLWYLNYCCKDDYGTPAQNVSAWAGLHYFSARKGTASNADPNAVITWPEGNGWLMKRLRETVKGHIKTGHLAYNVQVAAGGKVAVKVLDLKKNTSAVIYADKVIMASPQYVNQKLLKNTARPGFDVSKLHYSPWLIANITVNKLPSAAKGMVLCWDNVAYNTASVGYVNANQQDIKLVEQQKVLTYYLPLCDKEPRIARLAAYTRTCEQWMDIVVPEMEQMHPGITEYIEHVEFWLWGHGMISPSVNYIWGDNRRQARLPINNQVFFAHTDLSGVSIFEEAFHQGIRAAQQVLAHEHAAI; translated from the coding sequence ATGAAGCCGACCAGTCGCCGCGGGTTTATTTTGCAGGCGGGTTTGGTTACAGGGGCCATATTACTTAATGGCTGCATCCGCAGGCTAAGCGGCGGTAAACCGGAGTATGCCCATATAAAAGGCAAATTAGCCGGGCCCAATGCCAAAGCCGGCCATGCCCTGCGCGACAAACTGCCCATGCCGGCACCCACTACACAACAAACGGTTAAAACCTTAATTATCGGCAGCGGTATTTCGGGCCTATCGGCCGCGAGGTGGCTGTTAAAGCAGGGCGAAACAGATTTTCAGTTATTGGAGCTGGAAGATCATGTTGGCGGTAATGCTTACTTCGGAACCAATGAAGTATCGGCCTATCCCCTGGGTGCGCATTATATCCCCATTGTAAATAACGAAGATAAACTGCTGGTTGATTTTTTGCAGGAGCACCAGGTAATTACCCATTTTGACGAAAAAGGGCTGCCCTTTTACAACGAATTTTACCTGTGCTTTGATCCCGAAGAGCGGCTGCTGATAAACGGCCACTGGCAGGAGGGCATAGTACCCGATTTTGGTGTTACTGATAGCGACAGGAAGCAGATCATTCGTTTTTTTGCCCTGGTTACCCAGCTGAAAAACGCGAAGGGCAACGATGGTAAGTATGCTTTTGATATCCCTTTAGATAATAGTTCGGCCGATGATACCTACCGCAAGCTGGACAGGATATCGTTTAATGATTATCTAAAAGATAATGGCTTCAATTCGCCTTACCTGCTCTGGTACCTAAACTATTGCTGTAAAGACGATTATGGCACGCCGGCCCAAAATGTAAGCGCCTGGGCGGGGCTGCACTATTTTTCGGCCCGCAAAGGCACGGCATCCAACGCCGATCCAAACGCGGTAATTACCTGGCCCGAGGGTAATGGCTGGCTTATGAAACGCCTGCGCGAAACCGTAAAAGGCCATATTAAAACAGGGCACCTGGCTTATAATGTCCAGGTAGCGGCAGGCGGCAAGGTGGCGGTAAAGGTGCTCGACCTCAAAAAAAACACATCCGCTGTTATTTATGCAGATAAGGTGATTATGGCATCACCACAGTACGTTAACCAAAAGCTGTTAAAAAATACTGCCAGGCCAGGGTTTGATGTGAGTAAGCTGCATTATTCGCCGTGGCTTATTGCCAATATTACGGTTAATAAATTACCCTCGGCAGCCAAGGGAATGGTGCTGTGCTGGGATAATGTGGCCTATAACACGGCATCGGTAGGGTACGTGAATGCCAACCAGCAGGATATTAAACTGGTAGAACAGCAAAAGGTGCTCACCTATTATTTGCCCCTTTGCGATAAAGAACCCCGCATTGCGCGGCTGGCAGCTTATACCCGTACCTGCGAGCAGTGGATGGATATTGTGGTACCCGAAATGGAACAAATGCACCCCGGAATAACGGAGTATATCGAGCATGTGGAGTTTTGGCTGTGGGGCCATGGCATGATCAGCCCGTCGGTTAATTATATCTGGGGCGATAACAGGAGGCAGGCACGGTTACCCATCAACAACCAGGTCTTTTTTGCGCATACCGATTTGAGCGGGGTATCTATTTTCGAGGAAGCATTTCACCAGGGCATCAGGGCGGCACAACAGGTTTTAGCACATGAGCACGCAGCAATATAA
- a CDS encoding S-adenosylmethionine decarboxylase family protein, with translation MPYKPGLHLLSEFSTDKPNLLQSSAACRQLFDQLIDTYQLTKVGEVYHDFDGGGFTAVVCLTESHMSIHTWPEYGLATFDVFLSNYQKKNDDKARAIYQGVIAFFEGVEIQKNEVKR, from the coding sequence ATGCCTTATAAACCCGGATTACATTTATTATCTGAATTCAGTACCGATAAACCTAACCTGTTACAATCAAGTGCGGCCTGCAGGCAGTTGTTTGATCAGCTCATCGATACCTATCAGCTAACCAAAGTTGGTGAAGTTTACCACGATTTTGATGGCGGTGGTTTCACCGCGGTGGTGTGTTTAACCGAATCGCATATGTCTATCCATACCTGGCCCGAGTATGGCCTGGCCACGTTTGATGTGTTTTTATCCAATTATCAAAAAAAGAACGACGATAAGGCGCGTGCTATTTACCAGGGTGTTATCGCTTTTTTTGAAGGCGTGGAAATACAGAAAAACGAAGTAAAAAGGTAA
- a CDS encoding SusC/RagA family TonB-linked outer membrane protein, whose amino-acid sequence MLKNYKFLLAILLPFFLIQTVVAQSVKISGTVTAKSDGLPLPGVSVAVKGTATGAQTGADGKFSLNANVNDVLKVSYLGFATQEITVKQAETNLQIVLQDAPNSLNEVVITALNISKDKKTLGYSVQGLKSKDISEAKETNLVNALAGKIAGVQVTNSQGDMGSSRIIIRGETSIGNNNQPLFVVDGVIVDNSQFLGTNGSRDFANAIADLNSEDIESVSVLKGPNAAALYGYRAAAGVILIKTKTGKGAKGLGVTINSNTSFSTVNILPDYQNEYGQGSNGKFSYVDGKGGGVNDGVDESWGPALDGSLIPQFYSNGQAVPFVAHPDNVKNFFNTGVTLNNGVALAGSSDKADYRLSYNNLHQTGIVPNTSQGRNSFLLNSTFKLSPKLTVTTIANYIKDDADNLPGAGGKRATSTMLQFTWFGRQVDISQLKNYKDANGNTFNWNNSYYSNPYWLTYENTVGQHKNRIIGSVELNYKIIEGLSANFRTGTDYYNDRRKIKVAYGTNGTPFGSYEEDAYTVNETNTEARLQYTKKLGNDFSLDVLGGGNISTILNEQNDQVAPKLAVAGLYTLSNSRDPLVSSNYYGKLKTYSYFASAQIGFKNYAFINLTGRNDWSSTLPAANLSYFYPSVNGSLILSEALDIKSDILTYAKLRGGWSKVGKATIPYQLINYYNFTPPFGSSPQQSLGTVDLNSKLKPETTTSAEAGFELGFFQDRVHLDVSAYNTNSINQIVTVDVSPSTGYSQKLINGGSINNKGIEVQLGLTPIKSKDFTWDITTNYSLNRSKVVKLDDEGRLQSIILGSDRTVQVLAALGQPYGTLYGNAYTRDASGQIVIGANGTPVINPTKQYLGKFTPNWLGSINNSFTYKHINLGFLVDARFGGSIYSNTNRTGTYTGVLASTLPGRGAANGGISYYYPGNNTSATAVQVSGSAPAGVTVYNDGMIFKGVKADGTANTTILPAQSYYKGFTNVDEAFVYDASYIKLREVKLGYTFPSNWVKSVGLQSATLSVVGRNLWIIHKNAPNIDPETAFNNGNGQGLEDLTLPTVRNIGFNINLKF is encoded by the coding sequence ATGTTAAAAAACTACAAATTTTTGCTGGCAATCCTGTTGCCCTTTTTTCTCATTCAAACAGTTGTAGCGCAATCTGTTAAAATAAGCGGTACGGTAACCGCCAAGTCCGATGGCTTACCATTACCCGGTGTAAGTGTGGCTGTAAAAGGCACTGCCACCGGTGCGCAAACCGGCGCCGATGGCAAATTCAGCCTGAATGCCAATGTTAACGATGTACTTAAAGTTTCCTACCTCGGTTTCGCTACACAGGAAATTACGGTTAAACAAGCTGAAACCAACCTGCAAATTGTGCTGCAGGATGCACCCAACTCGCTTAACGAAGTGGTGATCACGGCGCTCAATATCTCAAAAGATAAAAAGACACTGGGCTATTCGGTTCAGGGTTTAAAATCAAAAGATATCTCGGAAGCCAAGGAAACCAACCTGGTGAACGCGCTGGCCGGTAAAATTGCCGGTGTACAGGTTACCAACAGCCAGGGCGATATGGGTTCGTCGCGCATCATTATCCGCGGCGAAACATCCATTGGCAATAACAACCAGCCGTTATTTGTGGTTGATGGTGTTATTGTTGATAACAGCCAGTTTTTGGGCACCAATGGTTCCAGGGACTTTGCCAACGCCATAGCCGATCTTAACTCCGAAGATATTGAATCGGTAAGTGTGCTTAAAGGGCCAAACGCGGCGGCGCTTTACGGTTACCGGGCTGCGGCGGGTGTTATACTTATTAAAACCAAAACAGGTAAGGGCGCAAAAGGGCTTGGCGTTACCATCAACTCAAACACCAGCTTCTCTACCGTAAACATTCTGCCCGATTACCAGAACGAGTACGGACAAGGATCAAACGGCAAGTTTAGCTATGTAGACGGCAAGGGGGGCGGCGTTAACGATGGTGTTGACGAAAGCTGGGGCCCGGCTTTAGACGGATCGCTCATTCCGCAATTTTACTCCAATGGCCAGGCTGTTCCGTTTGTGGCCCATCCGGATAACGTAAAAAACTTTTTTAACACAGGCGTTACCTTAAATAACGGCGTAGCACTGGCAGGCAGCAGCGATAAGGCCGACTACCGCTTATCGTACAATAACCTGCACCAAACGGGTATTGTTCCTAACACCTCGCAGGGCCGTAATTCGTTTTTGCTGAACTCTACCTTTAAGCTTAGTCCTAAATTAACCGTTACTACCATTGCCAACTATATTAAAGACGATGCAGATAACCTGCCCGGCGCAGGTGGCAAGCGTGCAACCAGCACCATGCTGCAGTTTACATGGTTTGGCCGCCAGGTTGATATCAGCCAGCTAAAAAATTATAAAGATGCCAACGGCAACACTTTTAACTGGAACAACAGCTACTATAGCAACCCTTACTGGCTGACTTATGAAAACACGGTAGGGCAACACAAAAACCGCATTATAGGAAGTGTTGAACTGAATTATAAGATCATCGAAGGCTTGTCGGCCAATTTCCGTACCGGTACCGATTATTATAACGACCGCCGCAAAATTAAAGTAGCTTACGGAACCAACGGTACCCCATTTGGATCGTACGAGGAAGATGCCTACACCGTAAACGAAACCAATACCGAAGCCAGACTGCAATACACCAAAAAACTGGGTAACGATTTTTCGTTAGATGTTTTAGGAGGCGGTAACATCAGCACCATATTAAATGAGCAAAACGACCAGGTAGCGCCTAAACTGGCAGTAGCCGGTTTGTACACCTTAAGTAACTCGCGCGATCCGCTGGTATCATCCAACTACTATGGCAAGCTTAAAACTTACAGCTACTTTGCATCGGCCCAAATAGGTTTTAAAAACTACGCTTTTATTAACCTTACCGGCCGTAACGATTGGTCGTCAACCCTCCCGGCGGCCAACCTATCGTACTTTTACCCTTCTGTTAACGGCAGTTTGATACTATCAGAAGCGCTTGATATTAAAAGCGACATTTTAACCTACGCCAAATTACGTGGCGGATGGTCAAAAGTGGGTAAGGCTACAATCCCTTATCAACTTATCAATTACTACAATTTTACCCCTCCTTTTGGGTCAAGCCCGCAGCAAAGCCTGGGCACTGTTGATTTGAACAGCAAGCTGAAACCGGAAACCACCACATCGGCCGAGGCCGGCTTTGAGCTTGGCTTTTTCCAGGACAGGGTTCATTTAGATGTAAGCGCTTACAATACCAACAGTATAAACCAGATTGTTACCGTTGATGTAAGCCCATCAACCGGATACAGCCAAAAACTCATCAATGGCGGTAGCATCAACAATAAAGGGATCGAAGTGCAGCTGGGTTTAACACCCATAAAATCAAAAGATTTTACCTGGGATATAACCACCAACTACTCGCTTAACCGCAGTAAGGTAGTTAAGCTTGATGATGAAGGCCGCCTGCAAAGCATCATATTAGGAAGCGACCGCACCGTACAGGTATTGGCAGCCCTTGGCCAGCCTTATGGCACCCTATATGGCAACGCCTACACCCGCGATGCATCGGGCCAAATTGTTATAGGCGCCAATGGCACCCCGGTTATCAATCCAACCAAACAATACCTGGGCAAATTTACACCTAACTGGCTGGGCAGTATTAATAACAGCTTTACCTACAAACATATAAATCTTGGTTTTTTGGTTGATGCAAGGTTTGGCGGTTCTATCTATTCAAACACCAACCGCACGGGTACCTACACCGGCGTACTGGCCTCAACCCTGCCGGGCCGCGGCGCCGCAAACGGTGGTATCAGCTATTACTACCCGGGCAACAATACATCGGCAACCGCGGTACAGGTAAGCGGCAGCGCACCCGCGGGCGTGACTGTATATAACGATGGTATGATATTTAAAGGCGTAAAGGCCGATGGGACAGCCAATACTACCATATTGCCAGCCCAATCATACTACAAAGGGTTTACCAATGTTGATGAAGCTTTTGTTTACGATGCATCGTACATTAAACTTCGCGAGGTTAAACTGGGTTACACTTTCCCTTCAAACTGGGTAAAAAGCGTTGGCCTGCAATCGGCAACCTTATCTGTTGTTGGCCGCAACCTGTGGATAATCCACAAAAACGCGCCAAACATCGATCCCGAAACCGCCTTTAACAACGGCAACGGCCAGGGCCTGGAAGACCTTACCCTGCCAACCGTACGCAACATTGGCTTTAACATCAACCTTAAATTTTAA
- a CDS encoding polyamine aminopropyltransferase, with translation MNKKLPVLLLVSVFIIATCGLIYELIAGTLASYLLGDSVTQFSTIIGVYLFSMGLGSWVSKYFDKNLLAWFIRIEILVGLVGGTSSSILFLVFESVSSFRIILYGLISFTGILVGLEIPLLMRILQDRFEFKDLVSKVFTFDYIGALIASLVFPLLLIPYLGLVRTAYLFGMLNVLVALITCINFRHEIKGARYLQSASIISMLALLVGFVYANTITSFSESLTYSDTIIFSKSTPYQRIIITKKGRDLRLFLNGNLQFSSVDEYRYHEALIHPVLQALPDAKNILVMGGGDGLAVREILKYPQIETVTLVDLDKEMTKLFRTNDMLLKLNRRSLLSPKVTVTNADAFSWARAQHKTYDAIIIDFPDPSNYSVGKLYTNTFYAIVKHLLNPDGIMVIQSTSPYVAPKSYWTVEKTLQSVGLHTVPYHNYVPSFGEWGYIMAMTKPAYKVPDHYLPGLRFMSKACLEQMLYFPADMARVPAQVNKLNNQILVKYFEDEWSTVL, from the coding sequence ATGAACAAAAAACTTCCCGTTCTTTTACTCGTATCGGTTTTTATTATTGCCACCTGCGGGCTTATTTATGAGCTGATAGCCGGCACACTGGCCAGCTACCTGCTGGGCGATTCGGTTACCCAGTTTTCTACCATTATCGGGGTTTACCTGTTTTCGATGGGGCTGGGCTCCTGGGTATCCAAGTATTTTGATAAAAACCTGCTGGCCTGGTTTATCCGTATCGAAATACTGGTTGGCCTGGTGGGCGGCACAAGCTCGTCAATCCTGTTTTTAGTGTTCGAGAGTGTAAGCTCGTTCCGCATCATATTATACGGGCTGATATCGTTTACCGGCATCCTCGTAGGGTTAGAGATCCCTTTGCTGATGCGCATTTTGCAGGATAGGTTTGAGTTTAAAGACCTGGTATCAAAAGTGTTTACGTTTGATTACATCGGCGCTTTAATAGCCTCGCTGGTATTCCCGTTGTTGCTTATCCCTTACCTGGGTTTGGTGCGCACGGCCTACCTGTTTGGTATGCTGAATGTGCTGGTGGCGTTAATAACCTGTATCAATTTCAGGCACGAAATTAAGGGGGCCAGATACCTGCAAAGCGCGTCCATCATTAGTATGCTGGCCTTGCTGGTTGGTTTTGTGTATGCCAATACCATTACCAGTTTCTCGGAAAGTTTAACGTATAGCGATACCATCATTTTTTCGAAAAGTACACCGTACCAGCGTATCATCATCACCAAAAAAGGCCGCGACCTGCGCTTGTTTTTAAACGGTAACCTGCAATTTAGTTCGGTTGATGAATACCGTTACCATGAGGCATTAATTCACCCGGTATTACAGGCCCTGCCCGATGCCAAAAATATTTTGGTAATGGGCGGCGGCGATGGCCTGGCCGTACGCGAAATTTTAAAGTATCCGCAGATTGAAACCGTTACCCTGGTTGATTTGGATAAGGAAATGACCAAACTGTTTCGCACCAACGATATGCTGCTGAAGCTGAACCGCCGGTCGTTATTATCGCCCAAGGTAACGGTGACGAATGCCGACGCCTTTTCATGGGCAAGGGCGCAGCACAAAACCTACGATGCCATTATTATTGATTTTCCCGATCCGTCCAATTACTCGGTTGGCAAACTATACACCAATACCTTTTATGCCATTGTAAAGCATTTGCTTAATCCCGATGGTATTATGGTGATACAATCCACGTCGCCCTATGTAGCGCCAAAATCATACTGGACAGTGGAGAAAACCCTGCAATCGGTTGGTTTGCATACTGTGCCTTACCATAACTATGTGCCCTCGTTTGGCGAGTGGGGCTATATTATGGCCATGACTAAGCCTGCATATAAAGTGCCCGATCATTATTTGCCCGGCCTGCGTTTTATGTCGAAAGCCTGTTTGGAGCAGATGTTGTACTTTCCGGCGGATATGGCCAGGGTACCGGCGCAGGTTAACAAGCTGAACAACCAGATACTGGTAAAATATTTTGAGGATGAGTGGTCGACCGTTTTATAG
- a CDS encoding DinB family protein, producing the protein MRKSIEIILKPRLMVLNSIKDLSAEQLNLVPQGFNNNIIWNLAHMISAQQGICYTRAGLPIVTDDKFYTPYRPDTKPTDFVGEEDIATIKALFVSTIEQLETDLDKGIFGNYGAFTTRYGVELDSIDTAVAFLPFHEGLHAGYIMSLRKFFPKG; encoded by the coding sequence ATGCGTAAATCGATAGAAATTATACTTAAACCGCGCCTGATGGTACTTAACTCCATTAAAGACCTTAGCGCCGAACAATTGAACCTGGTACCACAGGGATTTAACAACAATATTATCTGGAACTTAGCACACATGATATCGGCCCAGCAGGGCATTTGCTATACCCGTGCAGGTTTGCCTATTGTTACCGATGATAAATTTTATACCCCCTACCGCCCTGATACTAAACCCACTGATTTTGTGGGCGAAGAAGATATCGCCACCATCAAAGCGTTATTCGTATCTACCATAGAACAACTGGAAACCGACCTGGATAAAGGCATTTTTGGTAATTATGGTGCGTTCACCACCCGATATGGTGTCGAGCTTGATTCAATAGATACGGCGGTGGCGTTTTTGCCTTTTCATGAGGGTTTGCATGCCGGTTACATCATGTCGCTCAGGAAGTTTTTTCCGAAGGGATAA
- a CDS encoding endonuclease domain-containing protein, translating into MSSIIELCRLLRQRETPAEKVLWQYLRNRQLNNKKFLRQFPLCVQSTIKGNTYYIPDFYCAELKLVIEADGPIHLLKKEYDQNRDEVMKALGLTVLRFKNDEIISNTEAVLNTIMAHL; encoded by the coding sequence ATGTCATCCATCATAGAGCTGTGCCGGCTACTTCGGCAACGGGAAACGCCCGCCGAAAAAGTTTTATGGCAGTATCTCAGGAATAGACAATTAAACAACAAAAAATTTTTAAGGCAATTCCCACTTTGTGTTCAATCGACCATTAAAGGCAATACTTACTATATTCCTGATTTTTATTGTGCCGAACTGAAACTTGTAATAGAAGCCGATGGCCCGATTCACCTGTTAAAAAAAGAATACGATCAAAATCGCGATGAGGTTATGAAAGCGCTCGGATTGACGGTTTTGAGATTTAAAAACGACGAAATTATAAGTAATACAGAAGCGGTGTTGAATACAATAATGGCGCATTTATAG